Proteins from one Podarcis raffonei isolate rPodRaf1 chromosome 1, rPodRaf1.pri, whole genome shotgun sequence genomic window:
- the LOC128419143 gene encoding glycine N-acyltransferase-like protein 3 isoform X4 encodes MLILSCASKLQLLETLLKRNLPQTVAADTDNTDLYKNIYAAFYWDLDVYRRLLLDTDTVNWKQTFCLYGNQNGIYDVSKDAAAAKKIHLTATPHFTYLNPNPDKMPQRQLDSSFTISTLKSSHVDILNETWHYGGNEQSRRFLDNIVKCFPNICILDSNAHPISWGMTDPLGAQIHGYTLPSHRRRGYLAIVLRALSMKSHVAGCPVYGHAALNNVQMQRLLEYMGFQRLSELCHLCIHSSV; translated from the exons ATGTTGATCCTATCCTGTGCATCCAAGTTGCAGTTGCTGGAGACACTGCTGAAGAGAAACCTCCCTCAGACAGTTGCG gcCGATACAGACAATACTGATTTGTATAAAAACATATATGCAGCCTTTTACTGGGATCTTGATGTGTACCGGAGACTGTTGCTGGACACAGATACTGTCAACTGGAAGCAAACCTTTTGTCTCTATG GGAACCAGAATGGGATCTATGACGTCTCTAAAGATGCTGCTGCCGCCAAGAAAATTCATCTGACTGCAACTCCCCACTTCACCTACCTGAATCCTAACCCAGATAAAATGCCTCAGCGCCA GCTAGATTCCAGCTTCACAATTTCCACCTTGAAAAGCTCCCATGTTGACATCCTAAATGAAACATGGCACTATGGGGGCAATGAACAAAGCCGACGGTTCCTGGACAACATAGTGAAATGCTTCCCCAATATCTGCATCCTGGACAGCAATGCTCATCCTATCAGCTGGGGCATGACAGATCCTCTTGGTGCACAAATACATGGCTACACCCTTCCATCCCACCGCCGAAGGGGCTACTTAGCTATAGTGTTGAGGGCACTGTCCATGAAAAGCCATGTGGCAGGGTGCCCTGTATATGGCCATGCTGCCTTGAATAATGTCCAAATGCAGAGGTTGCTGGAATATATGGGCTTCCAGAGATTATCTGAATTGTGTCATCTCTGCATACATTCTTCAGTTTAg
- the POLD4 gene encoding DNA polymerase delta subunit 4 isoform X1, whose protein sequence is MGRKRLITDSFQVVKKRKRDSKETKKAQSPLHDAVTVQAVQDAAHPDQLETLKQFDLSWQYGPCTGITRLQRWERAELLGLNPPAMVRELLEKHNKDPLVTYSLWHGYCL, encoded by the exons ATGGGCAGGAAGCGGCTAATCACAGACTCCTTCCAAGTggtgaagaagaggaaaagagacAGTAAGGAAacaaagaaggctcagagcccgctGCATG ACGCAGTGACAGTCCAGGCAGTCCAAGATGCTGCACATCCAGACCAGCTGGAGACACTAAAGCAATTTGACCTCAGCTGGCAGTATGGCCCCTGTACAG gaaTCACCCGTTTGCAGCGCTGGGAGAGGGCAGAGTTACTGGGTCTCAACCCCCCTGCTATGGTGCGGGAATTGCTAGAGAAGCACAACAAGGACCCTCTCGTTACATACAG CCTGTGGCATGGATATTGCCTCTGA
- the POLD4 gene encoding DNA polymerase delta subunit 4 isoform X2 has product MGRKRLITDSFQVVKKRKRDSKETKKAQSPLHDAVTVQAVQDAAHPDQLETLKQFDLSWQYGPCTGITRLQRWERAELLGLNPPAMVRELLEKHNKDPLVTYRTPSTKSQ; this is encoded by the exons ATGGGCAGGAAGCGGCTAATCACAGACTCCTTCCAAGTggtgaagaagaggaaaagagacAGTAAGGAAacaaagaaggctcagagcccgctGCATG ACGCAGTGACAGTCCAGGCAGTCCAAGATGCTGCACATCCAGACCAGCTGGAGACACTAAAGCAATTTGACCTCAGCTGGCAGTATGGCCCCTGTACAG gaaTCACCCGTTTGCAGCGCTGGGAGAGGGCAGAGTTACTGGGTCTCAACCCCCCTGCTATGGTGCGGGAATTGCTAGAGAAGCACAACAAGGACCCTCTCGTTACATACAG AACCCCATCTACAAAGAGTCAGTGA
- the LOC128419143 gene encoding glycine N-acyltransferase-like protein 3 isoform X2 produces the protein MLILSCASKLQLLETLLKRNLPQTVAVYGAVMNINHGNPVGHEVIVDSWPDCKAVLTRPRTEADTDNTDLYKNIYAAFYWDLDVYRRLLLDTDTVNWKQTFCLYGNQNGIYDVSKDAAAAKKIHLTATPHFTYLNPNPDKMPQRQLDSSFTISTLKSSHVDILNETWHYGGNEQSRRFLDNIVKCFPNICILDSNAHPISWGMTDPLGAQIHGYTLPSHRRRGYLAIVLRALSMKSHVAGCPVYGHAALNNVQMQRLLEYMGFQRLSELCHLCIHSSV, from the exons ATGTTGATCCTATCCTGTGCATCCAAGTTGCAGTTGCTGGAGACACTGCTGAAGAGAAACCTCCCTCAGACAGTTGCG GTCTATGGTGCAGTCATGAACATAAACCATGGAAACCCAGTGGGCCATGAGGTGATTGTGGATTCTTGGCCAGATTGCAAAGCGGTCCTGACACGTCCACGGACAGAG gcCGATACAGACAATACTGATTTGTATAAAAACATATATGCAGCCTTTTACTGGGATCTTGATGTGTACCGGAGACTGTTGCTGGACACAGATACTGTCAACTGGAAGCAAACCTTTTGTCTCTATG GGAACCAGAATGGGATCTATGACGTCTCTAAAGATGCTGCTGCCGCCAAGAAAATTCATCTGACTGCAACTCCCCACTTCACCTACCTGAATCCTAACCCAGATAAAATGCCTCAGCGCCA GCTAGATTCCAGCTTCACAATTTCCACCTTGAAAAGCTCCCATGTTGACATCCTAAATGAAACATGGCACTATGGGGGCAATGAACAAAGCCGACGGTTCCTGGACAACATAGTGAAATGCTTCCCCAATATCTGCATCCTGGACAGCAATGCTCATCCTATCAGCTGGGGCATGACAGATCCTCTTGGTGCACAAATACATGGCTACACCCTTCCATCCCACCGCCGAAGGGGCTACTTAGCTATAGTGTTGAGGGCACTGTCCATGAAAAGCCATGTGGCAGGGTGCCCTGTATATGGCCATGCTGCCTTGAATAATGTCCAAATGCAGAGGTTGCTGGAATATATGGGCTTCCAGAGATTATCTGAATTGTGTCATCTCTGCATACATTCTTCAGTTTAg